The Belonocnema kinseyi isolate 2016_QV_RU_SX_M_011 chromosome 2, B_treatae_v1, whole genome shotgun sequence nucleotide sequence catatgacaagtcaaaactgtcatctaggtacttgaagttaaaggtaaatatttatttctgacaatattaaaactttcattttaatattgagtctaataaattaaaaaggaatatatattttaattatttacgcctagcgttataatgcttaaagcttttTAACCgatcttcacgtttcggcactctcagaatccgaaaatcatacaatttcatcggcgtctgtctgtctgtatgcctgtatgtatggttacctgaatgttgtagccacgctaacgtTTGagggatttgtccaatcgagtccgcatttgatgcacttctgaaggtacccaaaatgaaggctaatttcgttaatcagatatttcgaaccaagattaaaaaattgggatcattttcaaaaatttgaaaattttcaaaaaatataaaaaattatttttttcatagatccaaaaaacTCATTCAAAATGTTCACAACATACCAAATATATtacaaaactattctagccgattttgtcgattagcccaaaattaaaaaaattatagcattttcaaaattttcaaattttttttctaaatattataaaaatttttgttaaagtttcttatagatgggtaaaagacttgcaaattatccaaataaaatttttaattttgacgaaaattagaaaaactatatacttttcaaaattttgaaaattttcaagaaatagaaaaattgatttttttcatagatccgaaaatttcattcaaaattttcactagataccaaatatattttacaactattctagccgaatttctTGATTagcccaaaataaaaaaaattagagcctgtataagccaactgttaagcgcgaagcgcgattatcgcaatgagaatgtaatcgtcaaggccgtaggtactttgaaaactttctttaatgaaaaattaaaaaaaagtgttcagcttcacttaagaaaagggaaaatgatttaacaaccacagcagggccctattaggaccaggaaaaataaaatgtgaacattatttttcaatatcagaataagcagtaccagaccaaggtacacacaaaaaattttaatagacattcgatataatagtttttaacatagaatgtagaaaatttcgcattgtggtctgtgcacaaatgtggacggtaatgcaaagaccgagcgcggagcgcgagataaatatattatcgagcgcgaagcgcgagaaccaacagtcgcgcgccctaggcccGCTCAAATtaacgagcgaagcgagccgcacgCGCAGCGTGTTTTGAGAATGTGCCAGCGAAGCTGGCGGATTTTTCTTATATGATAAGgtgtgattatttctgccgtcttggagaaaaaagttactctctaaagtttgacgtaagagTCATTTTCGCGATGCAGCGTATACGTTAAGAAGACTTAcatcaaaacgaagatagtgagtttcttcacgcaaacagcagacttggcttaacccatttttccctctcgaagggttgttcaccttggcgcacggggtatttcctaaattaatttttttacgtaaaaaaagtcgtgtctactaaaatttaatatttttttctcgaagattcaaatttaaaaaaaaggtttgaaagtgtaaaattaaaaatgtaaagcattaaaaaaaattctgaatttaagaatcaaatcttaaaccatttaaaattttaacattgaaatttaatttggtttcgaatataagggtttaatatcgtaaaattgacaactgtaagccttctaacttgattagactAAAAGTTATTGGCCTCCAATATCTGACAATActcaaatacaaacatttagaattctgcatttcaattttcatttcaaaactttcaaaattaaataatttgaatttatcaggttatacttcaagcatattcaaaatttaacaaatattaatgcttgcatttttaatttatcaactctatgacaaaattttcaaataatacaattcttgaaatttctgtttataaaattactcaatttgaatgctttaaattgaaaatattttaaaacctttcaatttaaaattcctctccttataaaaagttttcgatttcaaaggctttacatttattccaattttccaccaagatagacatcgaataatctgcttattgcagccttaaattatttataacctaaagctgaaaaaaatgtattaccgaATCGtaagtgattttatttaaaacgtttaaaattaaataatttgtaatgacaggttatactcgaagaatattcgaaattttacaaatactgagattttaaatttataaactagtttctttaaataattattattttatttttacgcttctaaaagaaaataattacattgcaattttaattgttttaatttcaaatttctctcatttaaaaccttttaatttcaaaggctttaaagttataattcaattttcgaaactgaataatttttaatttaataattatttaattgctaacatacttctaatttcaaataaaattgtggaataataaattgtttccatACAAAAttgttatgctgaagtttaaacgctaccttttatattttgacattgtcgacttctgaaaagattcaagccaaaaaattttgaactatgagtcctaattactttcctgagttttttttgttgaatttaactaattattataaaaataagggaatttgtttttaattctccagcttatttgaatgctctccatcgtTGAAGCCACGAAACAACCCCCTTatatgtattcaattcaatcaaatttaaaatttaacgacagtttcatttttatttaactactaggcagtctgataagtccctgaaaaatgaaacacggagacgtttttttggccaaagtcggttttatttttcaacatactctccttttaggtcgatgcagcgagtccaacgattttctaacttgaccgcttaccggtgagccatctcttcaggatagggaacaagtaatagtcgctgggggccaggtctggtgaataaggtggctgaggaaccaattcgaagccgatttcatgcaattttgcttgtgcaactaagcatgaatgaacaggcgcattgtcgtgatgataaagcggttttttcttctgcaaatgcggtcgtttttcggcgatttcgattttcaatcggtccaataatgatgaatagtatgctccggttatggctttacctttttcaagatagtcaaCGAATATTATgctatgtgcatcccaaaatacggaggccataacctttccgacccattattgcgtttttggacgcttcggagcactttggtccggtggaacccactgttttgcctgttgcgttgactcaggagtgtagtagtggatccaggtttcatccatggttataaatCGGCACAAAAACTCGgttggcttacgcgaaaataatgccaaattctgctgggaagttgtcacacgaattcgtttttggtccactgtgagcaaacgcggcacccatcgNNNNNNNNNNNNNNNNNNNNNNNNNNNNNNNNNNNNNNNNNNNNNNNNNNNNNNNNNNNNNNNNNNNNNNNNNNNNNNNNNNNNNNNNNNNNNNNNNNNNCTATTTCTGATGTAGTgatgacagatatttatattgtgtttacaacagattggcctactgaccctcattcgattctcaggtatcaaagagagagaacctgttcgtgggtgctgtcaatttcaaccacttaaatttttcgtGCCTTGATCAGGGTACCGATTTCTTGCCTTgatacgagtaccgaaacgttggtaatgcaaatttatttatttatgttttttatttttattttattgtaatttgatggtcataaaaataaaaaagacgaaagaaagaaaaagagaaggaaggggatgtggttggctgccttctcatttttctttcctcttttttatttttttccgaaaattttatttaatttttttgttgttttttgtttgtttgtttttttgggtttatttcagattacaatagggtttttttgggtttcgtttattcgttgtggtccaaatttggtcgttggattcttgttttgtataacaggattttgtatcaatttgattattggacgttaaatgggatttttaatttggattttggtctaatttaaatttcgtaaattctaaaattctgtATCATAttcgaaaatcctttgaaatttcgtcaaattgttttaattccttaaaattcgcGGATAATACTCTTGAATCATTTGAAACCTCCTAAAATCCTTTGACATCCCATGAAATCAAAGAAGCacctttaaattccttaaaatcttcgaaacccCAGgacatcctttaaaatattttgtaatccccAAATCTATCgttcttaaatccctaaaaacatagtaaaatgtcttgaaatctaaTTAAACTCTTTAGCATTTATCTGAATCTAGTAAAATTTAAGATTCTCTTTAAAAGCGTACTaggaaatttcttcaaactcttaaaatcttttaatatcatttgaaatctgtgaaacaTCTCGTATTCGTTTGAAAACGTTTCAAATATCCTCAAACTTTTTTAATGCCCTGAAATCTTGTGGAATCCTcaaaaagctttggaaatctcgtcaaattgtattttaaagtacctcaaaattacttgaaatatgttgaaattctttcaaatcttctgaaatctaagttatagtaaaaataattgatacaTTGTTGacatattgaatgaaaaaatattctctgAACTTTCAAACTGAGAAAATCTGGTGCCAATTTTAACcatattataaactattaaaatattattaaatgtcaaaataagtttttcgataaTAAATAATGCGTGGTCAAAAAATAAAGATCATGGGCATGACGTAATATGatattcaaacaattcattttctcaaaattatagtACGCTATGtccaggaaatatttttaatttagctcTTTATCGtgaaaattttgagtaaaaagttTAAGAGGATGATATTTTACATTATTCTATTGTATTGTATATACCTTGAATTAAGTTGCTTATTTCCAAATGATTGACTTTCGaggttcaagatatttttttaattgtttcaaaaaatactgAGATTTGacatttaaatactttgaaacccATTTTAATAAACCTTCCATCCAttcctaaatatgatttttttatcagtGTTCAgggcaaacaaaaatttatcttcgCTTCATCAAGAACAATCATCCAAATCCTGgaacaaaaatcgaaattttaaataaattctttactcAAATGAAAAGAGAATCATTATTTGTCGTTGATAAGCATGTTTCGTttcatttataaagaaaaatttataattttcaagcaaatatgcCGTAAGATTGTATACCTGCTTAACCTTAACTTGAAGTTTATGAATGGCCTTTGTCAGTTTTTCTATACCCGAAAGACActcttcttttatttcttcaaaGGTACTCGTCAAACTTTCATTCTTTTTCATCATCAGAATATATTTCTCTTTGTAGTGCCTATTCTCCTCCAACAATTCACGATGATCGCTCACCAACTTATCGTAATCATCATTATCAATGGTAGATGCTGTAGATGAAGACTCCTGATGCAAATCATAATTCATTTCAAGAGTTGAATCAGAATCATCTTCAGAATAcgaattctgataaaaaatgatattatagGCATTCTGGTGACTTATTCGTTCAAATCCGTTGGCACATCTGACTGGCCTTAGACTCGAAAAAGGATTCCGTTCAACGTAGAAATCGTTTTCAGAGCCAAATATTCCCTTCATCCTTTCATGAATGTCGCGAGCTTCATTTTCGCAAGAAGATGTCAAGAGAAAGGGACACTTAAAGTTTTTCAGAGCTAAAATCAATCCTGAACATTCTTTCAAAAACTCAACAGAAAGATCATATCCCACAACAATGGTTGGTTGAATAGATATATTGTTGTCTGCGTGATCTTTGTCGAAACAGAATTCACGAACCTCGAAAATAATTCTCTGAACCGCAAGTGAAGGTACCTTCTGACATGTGTATTCTTCAGAAGGCCTTGCCACTAAACTTGTAAATATGATCCTTATTTTTTCTACTcggggtaaaaaatttaaaattaattcgtaATAACTCatcaattcggtatttttatcaATTACGTATACTATCAATtcttgattttcagaaaaattaattttctccaaggCGTAGAGCAACGTTAAAACTTTTGTTACATATTGAGAAAGGGATTTGGAGAGCCAATAACTTAGATCCTGACAGCTGATACCTGGTGGAATGTTCATAAACTCCTCCATGGATCGTGGTAAGCGTGAAATTTTTGGCACACATATTGTACACATGTCTTCCAGACCCAATTTACCAAAGGATACTTCCAAAGCGTCCAAGAAACAGCAAATAGTATACAAGTCACAATATTGAACGTGATTCGGATGCCCCTCGTGATCTGCACAAAAATTCGCTTGTGGACAGTTTTCGCAACTTTTTAAAAGAGTTGTATCGGTTTCTTCACACACTTCGCAACTTCTATTAAAATGAATCATTTGAAACTCGTACGGATAAATCTTCCGGTCGTTGCAGGCATTAGTGATGTGTTGATAGACAAGCGATTGTTCCGTATCTAATGATTTGGATTTTGAATCAACTGAAGACACTGCGTCAAAGATATTTGATTCGCCAGTtgcttttaataaatttgaaattgggAGGCACAAAGTTTTGTGTTTTGGCCAGTGTCTTTTTTGATGATCTTTGCCACAGTAGGAGATCATTCTGCATCCGCCACAAATTTTTAAGGGCGTCTCTCTGTTGTGAGAGAAGCATACGTGACAAAGATTTGGATAAAACTGGCTTTCTGAAATATGCGATCCGTGGACGGAAGTAAACAGACCATCTgtgaatatttttctgaattcatcacCCGCGTACatactttttaattgatataacagAGAAGGAAAGCTGAATATATAAATCGACACGAAACACAACAAACAAACTGTAATGAATTACAACAAATTGACACGAATTGAAGTAATAATGAACATAATTCGACAAGCGactgatgaaaaaatatatacaaatagtatataataaaataaacacgAGTAAATAACGAAGCGACACTGAAAGCAATTGTCGTATTAAACGTCTTGAAAGTAGAAGCATGTGAGCAGTACTGGCACAACAAGGTTCCCAGAATCTCGGCGTAGCCAACAcgcaaaaactacattttaaagtGAATGTTTCTTCCACTTCAATATTATTCATTCCTAACAGTAAGTGCACGAGCATGCTGCGCGCGTTCATATCCcttgatttttatttcctaatattgaaaatctaaacaatttttaaatccatgAAATAATAAATGANNNNNNNNNNNNNNNNNNNNNNNNNNNNNNNNNNNNNNNNNNNNNNNNNNNNNNNNNNNNNNNNNNNNNNNNNNNNNNNNNNNNNNNNNNNNNNNNNNNNttaaaatcaaacaatttcagatGAAGtacaatttaatacaattttaataattttcaatacgaaGCGATTAAAACTtcacattttgaaattgaaaactaaattgaatgtctTAAGGTCAAAGCTTTGGAAATTctagaattatgattttttttcttcaatttaacatTCAAATTGATCAGACTAATCTTTCTGAGATCAAGAAATAAGTCCAGCGTCTTTTGCACtgttcaaaattagtaaaaaaaaatcattcacatCCACctttaaaattggattattttaaaaaagcgttcaaaactacttaattttaaatatgaaaaataaaaaaaaagcttctactaatactaaaaaatttcaataaagcaaatttgacacttaaaaattttaatacactgAACTACCGATATAAGACCCACCCCCCACTCGCTTTACGATATTCCTGGAAATTATGGCCGCCACAGTTTCTTCAAGCGTGACTAACCTCAGAGGCGCACTCTAAGCGTTTTAATTGCATCAGATTGCGTCATACACCCATATCCGAGAGAAATGATTCGTGCTGCAAAACTtataattgtaacaaaaaaatcgactacatatatttaatttgaaatcataaaaataaaacactCTACCACATCATAAAAGAAACATAGtataatttcatatattaaaacatctttgaacatttttgtaaaacaatacaaaattagcAGCCTTATAATAAcctaaaaataactatttgaatattcagtaaaaaatacttcaaatacagAACAagacaatacaaaaattaaaattgcttttcATCAACTTTGAAAAATGGAGAAGATAACTCTAGGCAATGTAACACAATAATATCTATGAGACAATATCAAGTTGGCTTAAAGTTTCTGAATTATACTTTTCTAGATTATTCTGAATCTCATAATATTAAACGCTTTACGCGTAAATACAGAATTGTGGAAATCATAAAGTCATCAAATAAAAACGTACATTTCTACCTTATTTATAAACGGGCTCAAGTACTTCAATCGCAACAACTTATTTCCTTTGCATCAAGTCGACAAAATGGTTTCTTTAATTTGAGATGCTTTTTATCAGAGCGGAAATTTTTACAGTTTGCATAGAAGAATATATCATGCAACCAAAAATTCTAAAGTAACTCAAGTTTTTTACAGTACACGATTGatgaacaaaaaatgatttacaagTTTCTGCAGAATTATAAATGTTACGATCTCGTTCAGTGTGAACTTTTTCATCATCTGTGTTTCTCATACACGAATAAGTTGCAAATGGGTTTGGTCCAATAGAAAAGTACTTGAAAATAGGAACGCggctttgaataaatttaatatccTGTAATAAATAGAGATTAGgagatgttaaaattttaaaactaatttcagtaaaaacattttgaaatcttgtacTCACAAACtggaagtttttaaagaaaaattgactAAATAGATAGTATTGAAGGcattaacataaaaaaagaataaaaactgtaTCTATTATTCTAAAACATGAACAATTACAGACAACTCGGTAATCACAACGCAGATGAAAATTGTAATTCACGTTTGACTTACAATTAGTCGAAACTTAAATTCACTCTTCTATTACAATTCAGATTCCTTGTTCTCCTGGTCtggaaaaagaatattcaaaatgaaatatgtGATTATGAAAACACAAGTTTCAAACAATGAACAGTGACAATGTACAACAAATTCTTACTGATTAGAACGAATCATAAATGGTCAGGTATTCATTCTGCACAAAAACTTTCTCATCTTCAGGACTTCTTTcgtatttgaaatttgcaaacgGATTCAGTTCCAGTGAAAGATATTCAGCTCCAGAAACCAAATTCTTGAACCAATTATCATCCTGACGAGCTTGAAGTTCCGAATACGAAGTAACTATAAACGGACAGTGAATGCTCGCTATTTTATTGAGTGCAGGGATCCAAGTGGGATAAGCAGCCAATCCAGCATTAAAAGCCGCAACTATATTAGGCCTAAAGTAGTTTTCACGGTCATCATAATTCTCATAAAATCCATCGAatgtgtgaaaattcaactttcgtcCTTTACAGTCTTTACAAGTCTGCTGAGTTCTTTCTTTTTCTAaagttggaaaatatttcaactcGGGTCCAATGAAAACAATATCCAGCCTAGTCACAGCCGGTAGCCAGTGCAAAATCAATTCCCAAAACACGCCTTGAATTTCATGACGAGTAGAACCAATTACGTGAATTACGAAATTTGATTCAACTTGAAGCTGCAATTTTTCCTTGGCATACAAAAGCGTCAATGGGCAACTAATTAATTCTGAGACGTAAACTTGCCACAGTCGTTCAGAAAGCAGCTGTTTCACAATCTTAGTTCTTTTTACTTGAAGGCATGAATCGTCCTTTAAAAAGTCTTTCATGGATTTTGGTAAAATCTTGTTTTTCTGACATGGGAATTTGAAAGTCTCGAGTGTCGTCTTCTCCTCTTTAAAACACATTTTACCCACTTCGTCAAACTCGATTTCACGAGCGAGATTGAAACAAGAGCAGATTTTTGAATGTGAGGGATCGTCCCGGTGTTCGACACAAAAACTGGATTGGGGACAATTTGGACAGCTTTGTAAC carries:
- the LOC117167664 gene encoding uncharacterized protein LOC117167664, with amino-acid sequence MYAGDEFRKIFTDGLFTSVHGSHISESQFYPNLCHVCFSHNRETPLKICGGCRMISYCGKDHQKRHWPKHKTLCLPISNLLKATGESNIFDAVSSVDSKSKSLDTEQSLVYQHITNACNDRKIYPYEFQMIHFNRSCEVCEETDTTLLKSCENCPQANFCADHEGHPNHVQYCDLYTICCFLDALEVSFGKLGLEDMCTICVPKISRLPRSMEEFMNIPPGISCQDLSYWLSKSLSQYVTKVLTLLYALEKINFSENQELIVYVIDKNTELMSYYELILNFLPRVEKIRIIFTSLVARPSEEYTCQKVPSLAVQRIIFEVREFCFDKDHADNNISIQPTIVVGYDLSVEFLKECSGLILALKNFKCPFLLTSSCENEARDIHERMKGIFGSENDFYVERNPFSSLRPVRCANGFERISHQNAYNIIFYQNSYSEDDSDSTLEMNYDLHQESSSTASTIDNDDYDKLVSDHRELLEENRHYKEKYILMMKKNESLTSTFEEIKEECLSGIEKLTKAIHKLQVKVKQDLDDCS
- the LOC117168418 gene encoding uncharacterized protein LOC117168418: MDPFNSHVNNMLLSMAKGLDITDRESLPFQKEEGSFKRYYPNHCQICQCIDNEKSPLKRCSRCQLVSYCGKEHQAQDFKQHKDLCKALSKLGGPRLFVDLKKTQFSEDAPIETKIMLMAKRSFLKMDILSQITTQLNRKPYFYELQIVNFPRVCSVCFESNPTKLQSCPNCPQSSFCVEHRDDPSHSKICSCFNLAREIEFDEVGKMCFKEEKTTLETFKFPCQKNKILPKSMKDFLKDDSCLQVKRTKIVKQLLSERLWQVYVSELISCPLTLLYAKEKLQLQVESNFVIHVIGSTRHEIQGVFWELILHWLPAVTRLDIVFIGPELKYFPTLEKERTQQTCKDCKGRKLNFHTFDGFYENYDDRENYFRPNIVAAFNAGLAAYPTWIPALNKIASIHCPFIVTSYSELQARQDDNWFKNLVSGAEYLSLELNPFANFKYERSPEDEKVFVQNEYLTIYDSF